From Gadus morhua chromosome 14, gadMor3.0, whole genome shotgun sequence:
ccaaacTACGACACCTCCATCCACTCGCTGGTAAGGCCCCCACGCTGTCTCCTTTTTGTCCCCGCTCTGGTGCACTACGGGTTGTCATGGCTGCTCACTGTGAGCCGCTCCCCAGACTCCCCACGGAGAGGGGACGGATGGCGTTACAGGGAGAGTCCTGTCAGAGTCCGGGCTAGCTGCGCTGAATAATACATGCCTCTGGGGCGGGACCGTCTGTCCGCGGGCGCCGGGCCGCTGTCAGGGTGACGGTGCCGGGGTGGGACCCAGCGATGAGCGGGACTGGGTGGTCGGGGAACGGAGGGAAGTGGCAGCTGTCGCACCGATCCACTGTTCCGGGAAGTCCTGTGCTGCTCTGCAACGGAAggacatgcacgcatgcacactgcACACCTCACAGCGCCTGGGCGGGCGGGGGGTCGATGTTCTGTTCAACACATCCCCATGTGGCCGACATGTGAACCCCAAACGGTGAAGGGAACCCCCCCTGATCTGAGTTCATGCACGTCTTGACTGAAGCGCGACCACACCGTTGATCAATGCGACTCCTAGTGACCGTTGTCCTTCTTATCCCCCATGTGCCTCCGCCAGAAAAACCGAGTGCATCAGCAGCTCCACGAGCATCTGCAGGATGCCATGTCCTTCTTAAAGGACGTCTGCGAGGTACCCTCAGAGCCAGCCAcacaccctgtctcaccctcagaGCCAGCCTcacaccctgtctcaccctcagaGCCAGCCACacaccctgtctccccctcagaGCCAGCTCACacaccctgtctccccctcagaGCCAGCCACacaccctgtctccccctcagaGCCAGCTCAcacaccctgtctcaccctcagaGCCAGCTCTcacaccctgtctcaccctcagaGCCAGCTCAcacaccctgtctcaccctcagaGCCAGCCAcacaccctgtctcaccctcagaGCCAGCTCAcacaccctgtctcaccctcagaGCCAGTCACACAAACTGTCTCACCCTCATCCTCGCCTCCTTGTTTTTGATTCCCCTTTTTGTCTTTTGAAGGgagacatttttattttgccGTTTTGGCTTTCCCATCTCATCCATCTTGCCCACGATTATGAGTTGGTTCAGTGTTTTAAGAATGCCAAGAGGGGGGTAGAATATATGTAATGTTGTTATTTAGAGCCAAAGACAAATAGTTGATTTGGGATATCCTTGAAACGCGTTAAGCTGTAATGTCtctcttgttcttgtgtttgtaGGGCCTCTGCCTAGCCGTTTGTATGTTCTGCCCTTTCAAAGCtctcatacatgcacacattgcCGTGCCCTCGTTTCCTTGCAGCCCCGATACGCTCCCAGGTATTAAGCTGTttgtctccctgtctttctccctccccccccccccccccccccaccgtgtgCTCTCCAACCCTCTCGCGGCCCCCCAGTCCCGGATGGAAGACCGTCTGGACCGACTGGATGATGCAATCCTGGTTCTGAGGAACCACGCGGTGGGCTCCACAGGCAGTCTGCCCGGCGACATACACAGCCTGCTGGGTCAAGCACACAACGGGCCAATCGCCGCGCTCGGAGCCACCTTTCCTCCCGCGTCATTGGTTCCCGCTCGGACGGCGTCGGCGGTAGGAACACTTTCACAGACCCAGACGATGTTTAGAAAATTGCAGGTTTCCAAGACATTAAAAGTTCCACATCAGAAGATCCTGAAATATGGATGGTTGTTTTAACTGGTCTTGTATACATAGCCAACGACAGCCACCTGCTCCCGACCGGTCAGCAGGACATGTTCCACACGGAGCAGTTCAGTTCAAGACCACATAGTTTCCAGACGTGTAATGTGCTGGCAGTGGTCTCCAGTATCCACCAGGGTGAAGAAAACGAGGAAACCAGACCAAAATGGAGTGAAGTTAGTTGGTCTGGAAAGAGTTTTGTGCTCTCCTCTTGGGTATAAAGGAAATATACGTCTCTTGAAAATAGGGCTTTCACCCCCGATTGTGAAAGAGGCTCGCAAAGAGCGCAGATGTGCAGTGAAACTGGGGTGAAAGGTGTGGGTGGGGACGTTTAGTTACATTCGTAGGCGTTAGGGGTTTACATCATCTGAGCTCTTATTGCACAAATGGTGGCAACTTAATTTGAAACTGGCTTAAATAAAACTAAAGTCCTATTTTTTCATTGGTCTGTTCTGAGCTCTCATGAAATCTCCTTTGCCTATTACAAAACTCTTGAAATATTCTATTACAATTTTAGATACAGGGTCTTAGTTGGCCGTCACACCATATCCATATCCTTTACTCGATTGTCAAAAAttgatatgtgtgtttgtgtggaggtGTAGCATCGACGTCTCTGAGACATAAGATGGGGGAATCTCACTGAACACTTCCTGTGTGGGAGAAGTTCCCCCAGCTCCAACGGATACAACTCCCCTCATTCCCCTCTCGGACCCCCGGAGGTCCTGGGGGGTGGGAGTGAGagacccctcctccctgccagaCAGATTTCCTCAGCTGGAGGGAAATCAGgctgagcaccccccccccccccccccccccccccccagccccactggagcaaatacacacaaacacaaacacacacacacaggcacacacacactcctagtTCTACTCCCCCTCCTCAGTGTTAACCACATCCTAACGAGCAGTGATGACGATCCCACGAGTACGTCATCACCCAGCGGGGGCCGACCCAACAGATGGGATTGGCTTGATTGGGAGTGTTGAGAGGCAGCGTGTCATGACGGCTCTATCTCCCCAGGGGGCTCCCCACCGAGACGAGGCCATGACCCACGCAGGGCTTGGGGGGGCCGGTTCCACCTCCACCGCCGAACTCAACCACACGTTGGAGACCTTCAGAGGTAGGGCCCTCCTCCAGCGCCCTCTGACACGTGACAGGTGGTTCTGCGTGTGAATGGACCAATAGGACGGGATTACTAAACAAGAGTTGCCTTTATTCTAAGGACTGGCTTCGAGCCTGGCCGGACACCTGAAGACGGAGAACCACGACCTCGACGAGATGCAGGATAACCAATCAGAGGACGACGTCCGGTCAGAAGACGACGGCGACAGGAGGGACGTGAAGACGCCCAGAGGGGGAACCCGCACCAGGTGAGAGACAGACCGCAGGGGGGGAAACACCGAGTGTCAagacccctcaccctgactgctcctgactgtcgccctgcgtggctgactccgccgtcggtgggtgaatgagtgcatgaatgggtgaacgttgggagatattgtaaagcgctttgagcggccactggttagaaatgcGCGGTATAAATGTAGTCCGTTCTCCGACACGGTTCACCACTACGTAGCGGGGACTCGAACCACCGGCCCTGGGGACCGGAAGGTGAGCTCTCTAACCCCCAGCTCCTCTGCCCTCCGCTCCGCAGCAGCATCAACGAGGGCGACGAGGACCTCACCCCGGAGCAGAAGGCCGAGCGCGAGCGGGAGCGTCGCATGGCCAACAACGCCCGGGAGCGTCTGCGCGTGCGGGACATCAACGAGGCCTTCAAGGAGCTGGGCCGGATGGTCCAGCTGCACCTGAAGAGCGAGAAGCCGCAGACCAAGCTGCTCATCCTGCACCAGGCCGTGGCCGTCATCCTCAGCCTGGAGCAGCAGGTCCGAGGTCAGCGGCCGGGGAGGCCATACCTCCCTATCTTATGTCTGGGTTCTACCATGTCTAACTGGAGTGCTCGGCTGCCGCCCCAACAAGAAGCGCGGGCCACACCAGGCCCACTGGCGTCGTGTGGCCGGTGGGCCACATcccatttaaatatataaaatataaaatatttcccgtgggaaatattttatttttttattaaactgtTTGCGAAAATGTGGCATTGTTGTTTGGTTAGGTGCTGCTGTTTGTGTAGGCGGTAGGCACACTTTAGATAAAACTAAAATTTGACTGGGATTTAACAGAGGTGTCGAGATATTTGCGACATGTGGctctggaggtagagcgggttggcaggtaaccggaaggttgctagttcgatccccggctcctcctagctgagtgtcgaggtgtccctgagcgagacgcctcaccctgactgctcctgacgagctggctgtcgccctgcgtgggagactccgccgtcggtctgtgaatgtgtgcatgaatgggtgaatgttgggcaatattgtaaagcgctttgagcggccactggttaggaaagcGTGGTATaattgcagtccatttaccataaGAACGATTGAACGATTGATTGATCTAATGATCTGACGTCTATTCCGAACCAGAGAGCGTTGTTCCAACGTGTGTTTTCTGTGCCGATAGAGAGGAACCTGAACCCCAAAGCAGCCTGcctgaagaggagggagggggagaagaatgGCGGGCTGCACTCCAGCCTCATCGACGCCTCCAACCCCATGGGCCACCTCTGAGCCCCGGTACGCGCTGCTCCCTCTCCAGGCCTCAGGTCGTCCTCTGGTCGTCTGTGGCCACGTCTCATGACTTTGGAGCCAGCGCTCGGATTTCACTGGTTCTGCTAAATGAGTGAAGCCTGGAAAGTCCAGGAGCAATTAGAGCCGGAGCCTGGATGTGGTCTCATGGTGAACAGTGTGAACAGACTCTGATCTAGACTCTCCAGAGGTGGCCACTAACTCATCCTACATTATTGGATAAAACAACTTAGTGTATGGAAACATAAACCGTGTGCATATTTTCCATTGTTTTATATTGTTCTTATCTTGATTCCAGATCACATGACCCAGTGGGATTTCTGTGGGATAGAGGCGGGGTCCGGTCGAGGACTGACGGCTTGTGAATACCAATAGGAGGAGACAGACCATTTAAGGCAACACTACAAGAATGACACAGTTTGATCCTCTGACTCGAGAAGATCCAGGAATCCCTTTCTTCTGACAACAGCTGGTGTCTACTGACGGATGTCTGCCTTTGAGCAACAGTTCAGCTCGCATCATTCGGTCTGAATCAAGCACTTTGCTTCGGAACAATCAGAGACTGACGCGGTCTTCTCCAAAGCTTGTGGGAGATCGCCTTGTGCCTAAAGCGTAGTTGATGAACGCATTGTAACAGCAActgtttattttcatttgttttttttctatttataatGTTACTGAACGACATAATGTACGCCCAAAGGGAAGGTTGCATTCCGGTCATCGAGGCTCTCCAGTTAATCTACAGTTTGCCAACGTCACGAGTTCCACTGAACACTTTTAAAACCTTGATCCAGATTATTCAAATTAATTTATTGGCTAGTTTAAGAGTGAGATTAGGCTCATATTAACGTCCCCTTTTGTAAaagattatatttatttttatattttattcattccaTAATTAATCACATCTAGAACCCAAAACGACCTATGCCAGACTGTCATTAgtcgaaaaaaataataatctgacTTCTGCAGTCGGAATCAGACCAACTCAGATCTCGGTGAACAGGgtgtttcattttcatttgcttcaaatttgtttcgaccaatcgtgTTGCTGGGTGCGGGGATCTGTGACGCATGTTACATGGAAATTGTCTTTACTGGAAACAGCCAGACGGGCAAAACCACAACAAGAGTAATGTGGCAAACCATTCATCCCCAGAAGGACTGATGACTCAAACCATATCAGCTTCTTCCCACTGTTGGcctccctccttcaccctctGCTACTGAGAGGTATCTGAAACCCGGGCGGGAGGTCAAGCCAAAGGTCCACCAACATCCTGAGACTAAGCGTCTGTAAAGGTTTAGTAAAACCTTTGTGATAGcctggccactgtagaaacaTGTTTGTTCAAATCTTCTTCTCAACCCTCCTGCGTGCGCTGGCGAAGAACTAATCCGTAAGAAAACAGGAATCTGCAGAACTCTTCCGGGTTCCCGGTCCAGGCGCAGTGCAGAATCCCCCCAGAGGTTTGGCAGTAGCATCGTCAGACTTCTGGGTCCAAGATGAAGGACATTTAGTCTTAATTCTTATGACTGAAATTACTCGATACTTTAGACTTTTGGCAAATTGTTTGCACTCTGCAGTGAAAACATAGGCCCAAATAAGACAGGACTGTTGTGGTCATGAAAACTATTTAAGCCAACTAAGGATAATCATTAGTTTTACTGTAAGGccaacttttttattttttgttcactAAGAATTTGTGATGAAAACGATTTGCTCCTTTCTGTGCATCAAC
This genomic window contains:
- the tcf12 gene encoding transcription factor 12 isoform X3, whose protein sequence is MFASSFFDGTHSSPDPWNPSGGIGQPGYGGLVGGPSSHMQQTNGSYTHLQPQERLNYPAHCVSPDVGGGLPPMSSFHRGHASASPFIPAGHAPPGSPAPGGLMAANQGGATGGSQTGDALGKALASIYSPDHTSSSFPSNPSSPGGSPTPLPAGDGSVDPVLTAGPPSSGRAGINQWPRAGGQAPPSPNYDTSIHSLSRMEDRLDRLDDAILVLRNHAVGSTGSLPGDIHSLLGQAHNGPIAALGATFPPASLVPARTASAGAPHRDEAMTHAGLGGAGSTSTAELNHTLETFRGLASSLAGHLKTENHDLDEMQDNQSEDDVRSEDDGDRRDVKTPRGGTRTSSINEGDEDLTPEQKAERERERRMANNARERLRVRDINEAFKELGRMVQLHLKSEKPQTKLLILHQAVAVILSLEQQVRERNLNPKAACLKRREGEKNGGLHSSLIDASNPMGHL
- the tcf12 gene encoding transcription factor 12 isoform X2; this translates as MHCAYPVPGMGSNSLMYYYNGKSVYAPSPTSEGFSRDAPSYSPPRPSANMFASSFFDGTHSSPDPWNPSGGIGQPGYGGLVGGPSSHMQQTNGSYTHLQPQERLNYPAHCVSPDVGGGLPPMSSFHRGHASASPFIPAGHAPPGSPAPGGLMAANQGGATGGSQTGDALGKALASIYSPDHTSSSFPSNPSSPGGSPTPLPAGDGSVDPVLTAGPPSSGRAGINQWPRAGGQAPPSPNYDTSIHSLSRMEDRLDRLDDAILVLRNHAVGSTGSLPGDIHSLLGQAHNGPIAALGATFPPASLVPARTASAGAPHRDEAMTHAGLGGAGSTSTAELNHTLETFRGLASSLAGHLKTENHDLDEMQDNQSEDDVRSEDDGDRRDVKTPRGGTRTSSINEGDEDLTPEQKAERERERRMANNARERLRVRDINEAFKELGRMVQLHLKSEKPQTKLLILHQAVAVILSLEQQVRERNLNPKAACLKRREGEKNGGLHSSLIDASNPMGHL
- the tcf12 gene encoding transcription factor 12 isoform X1, yielding MHCAYPVPGMGSNSLMYYYNGKSVYAPSPTSEGFSRDAPSYSPPRPSANMFASSFFDGTHSSPDPWNPSGGIGQPGYGGLVGGPSSHMQQTNGSYTHLQPQERLNYPAHCVSPDVGGGLPPMSSFHRGHASASPFIPAGHAPPGSPAPGGLMAANQGGATGGSQTGDALGKALASIYSPDHTSSSFPSNPSSPGGSPTPLPAGDGSVDPVLTAGPPSSGRAGINQWPRAGGQAPPSPNYDTSIHSLKNRVHQQLHEHLQDAMSFLKDVCESRMEDRLDRLDDAILVLRNHAVGSTGSLPGDIHSLLGQAHNGPIAALGATFPPASLVPARTASAGAPHRDEAMTHAGLGGAGSTSTAELNHTLETFRGLASSLAGHLKTENHDLDEMQDNQSEDDVRSEDDGDRRDVKTPRGGTRTSSINEGDEDLTPEQKAERERERRMANNARERLRVRDINEAFKELGRMVQLHLKSEKPQTKLLILHQAVAVILSLEQQVRERNLNPKAACLKRREGEKNGGLHSSLIDASNPMGHL